The genome window aaatTCTTCAATATGAATTCCACGTCTTCTGTGTCAACGAACGATAGCTCGCCGAGAACTTTAACAAAATGGCATTTCCGAAATAATGGATGACTCAGTGCGGATTTGAATTCCCCAAAGATTTCATCACGTTCCATTGCCAATTCAACATGGTCGATTTTAAATGAATCATTTAAAATGCCCAAAAGATTGATTAACTCTTGTGAAGTTTCATAGGACAAGCATGGCGACTTGTTCACATCCTTGTGGTACGTGctggaaaacttttgtttttcaaaaagtaagtAGTATATTGTCAATGGGCTATTGTTAAAAAAGGCGGAAAGAATAtcgttaaaattaaaaattttgccgtttttttgagtcaaaaaaaaatcctaccAAAACAGATTAATAAAATAATGGACGTTCTGATGAGTTGCCCAGTTGATTCCTTGTTCTTGATTCATCATAAAGTGATAAGCAAATTGCATATCTCTCTCTGTTTCCAAAACTGTTATCCTTCGATACCAGAAATAGTTTCCCAATTCGGAAGAATACTCATCATAGCATTCAATGATtacgttgaaaatttttcgatttactTGTTTCAAACTCCGTCGGAAACGAGTAGATGTCCTAGCCAAatcgattctgaaaattttctaactttgtGTTTCACTGTTCAAGAAATTTAATGATAATTATTGTTTCTCcttgcattttttaaactaattttaatcGGTCCGTAGCAGCAGAGGCacttggtttttatttttttacggAATCAACATTTGCAAAATCCTCTGTTTCTCATCGTTGTGtcgaacttttttcttgaaactgtatatgaaaatatagaaaaatacttgtactttttgaaaataactttacAAAAACTGTGCCACAGTCTAAATGTGCCGATCGGCACTTTCACaggccatttttcaaatttaatgcgttttttgagcaacttttcaaatattttattgaagttGTCTGCAACAAAATTGAAGTTGTCTGCAAGAAGTACGAAtatttctctatatttttgtataaattccagaaaaaaattcaccaCAACGATGAGAAAAGGTCCGTAGGGTTGCAAGACTAacagaggaaatacggtaaatttcaagactaaaaattagaaaaaaatcaatttcaaatttagtgCGCAGACTGGAATTTAAATATTGGGCCTAGTTTTTTCGATTATCTTAATTTGTGGTGTGCTAGACCCCGCCCAGAAAAAGGTAACTTACACTTCATTAATATTCATTGAATTTATTACAGTTCTGAATGCAACACGCTGAAGTTTTGTTAGTCggaatggttttttttgtaaaagttttttaaaaattttttctgtacaTGATAAGGGATTAACtcactttaaattttatttttatgaccGCAAATATTGAAATGACGGCGATGATTAAGAGTGTCAGAAAGTCGAGGAGCATtttgaaaaggcaaaaaaaaacaaaaaagaatattgATCGACACAGTAACACAATAAGAGAAACAGAGCACTGGTTAGAGAGAGACGTCACGGGCAGATGGGGTCTCCCCACCGGGAAGGCTCAATAAGATCCTGACTATGAGAGGTCAACAGATGTAAATAACTGTTGgtcaggggggggggggggggggggtgttATGCAACAGGGctgagctgaaaataaattttgccggaaattcacaATTTAAGGTAACATTTGGCCAAACGAAATTTGTTtcgttttgtaattttttgcaaaattaatttactcaaaaatttcagtaatttttgttttgtttcgtAGACTTTGTCAAatgttctgaattttcagtcaaattttcagtttttttacaaataaataattttctggcatattttttattaattctgTGAGTTTTGTGAGATATTATTGGAATtataaatgttcaaattttatgtgtCTCTTTTTTAGGTCTGACATGAGGTGTACTCCTCCTTTCATTGTATCGTATAGCGCATCTGTTGACCTCTCCTCTTCCTACCTACGCAGAAGACATCTGAgtgctctttttctctgtaTACATCATTATAGTACTGTCTGGGTCGATATTTATTTCAAGTAAatctcaaaatgttcaaatatttgttgGTTTTACTAATAACAATCGGCCTTGTAATAGCTGTGGCAATACCAATAATATTCAAACTTCTCGTCGTAAGTGATTAAGAGTATCAGAAAGTCGAGGAGCATtttgaaaaggcaaaaaaaaaacaaaaaagaatattgATCGACACAGTAACACAATAAGAGAAACAGAGCACTGGTTAGAGAGAGACGTCACGGGCAGATggcaaattgatttgtcgacaaattcggcaaattttaattttcggtaaattgccgatttgctgttTGCCGGGCATCAGACTTGTCGGAAATAATCAAAGGTAGGGCCACTGTTTTGAAGCataggtctcaccacgacaaCTTActactgaaaacaattttaaaatgttcccgtttcaattttgtgttttttgaataatttcgtTGTTTTTTAAGGTAACGTAATAAATATCTCACACTAATTGATGAtttgaataatgaaaaatggtgaaattAATGTATAAATCATATTCATCATCAAAACCAAAATCTGATAAGTTGCATCAAGTAAGTTTCATAAGAACTTAAGTTGTATAATTTTCGTTGACaagaatagtttttgaaaattcagaaaaaaaattaagtgtttcttttttccagtaatttgcccacaattttcggcaattgccgtttttccggcaaattcggcaaatcggcaaattgccggtttgccgatttgccggaagtttcaattccggtaatttgccgatttgccggaaaaaatcgtttgccgcccacccctgttaTGCACCTTTTTCTTGATCTCATAAGATGTCTCCCCCAGCTGCTGCAGcccatacttttttttagaaaacttatCGAATGCACCAATTCCGAAAACGTTGGAATATTTGTTGCTTTTACTAATTGCCGTTTTTGTAATAATTGTGGTGATGATAATCAAATTTCGAGTAAGTTTTGCAATATATGAATTAtcaaaactggaattttcaaattttttcttatttcggtatgatctacgtagatctacaaaaaatgcggaagttGAAACGCAGAGATCACGcggacgtcacatttttttttgcgaaaaattcccgcattttttgtaggtgAAACCGGGATGGTACATCTTGGCACCACGtggattttcatttcaaaattaatattttactaattttctcaatttgatAATCCATAAATCCCTTCCAATATCTCACCGCGCGTTGTATTTTGTGTTATGCTCACGTAGTCACCTCCATTGAATGATAAGATGATAGTGATTTGGTATGATAACCGGAAAGTACTTAGCGCCTTTTTGTGAGTGTCCCTCCGGCCGGTGGGCATGTTAATTGGTTTTACCGAATTTCCCTATTGTAGCCTCGTGAATCATCAAAGAATGAAACTTGACGTAGACTTTGTCAAatgttctgaattttcagtcaaattttcagttttttttcaaaataaataattttctggcatattttttattaattctgTGAGTTTTGTGAGATATTATTGGAATtataaatgttcaaattttatgtgtCTCTTTTTTAGGTCTGACACGAGGTGTACTCCTCCTTTCATTGTATCGTATAGCGCATCTGTTGACCTCTCCTCTTCCTACCTACGACGCAGAAGACATCTGAgtgctctttttctctgtaTAAATCATTCATTATAATATTGTCTGGGTcgatatttatttcaaataagtctcaaaatgttcaaatatttgttgGTTTTACTAATAACAATCGGCCTTGTAATAGCTGTGGCAATAACAATAATATTCAAACTTCTCGTCGtaagtttttctgtttttattgGTCATGAAAACTGCGATTTCTTACAGAAAAAGCCTTTTCAAATAACAAAACTACCGCACCttgcattcaaaaatgtaatcaATCTAATGGCTATTAATGAAGCGTAAGTCTATACATTTTGGGTCACCCCGTGTGATTCTGAAgtaatttttatacaaaataatGAGCTAAAACTGTTTAATGAGTCGTACATTTTCAGAGTCAATATGGCTGAgacctcaaaaaatgttcgaagCAGATTGAAACAAGTGaatcgtaaaattttcaaactaatcaTTGAATGCCACGAGGACTTTTCTGGCGTGGAGAATGCTCCCTTTTGTCAAAGAGTAATAGTTTTGGACACAGAGAGAAATACGCGATTTGTGTATCAATTTATGATGAATGAAGCACGAAAACAAAGAATCGACTGGGCAACACACTATGACGTCAATTACtatatcaactttttttggttagttttttttaaatgtgtccCACGGCGTTGAATAGCCTTTTTCTAACAACCTCACAGCTTACGCAATACACAACAAAAACACTTACAATTTGATAAAGTCCccgtcgatgcaccataatcGAGTTATGAGTTGGTTGGGgttcaggggtgtgcggataatagccgatttagccgaattcgccgatcggctaattcggctaactcggctaatattagccgaattatCCGTTAGCCAACCTTTTTAccgattagccgaattagccgttagccgactTTTTGGCAGTTGGGCTAATACGTagttatccgttagccgatttTGGCCGATgttagccgaattcgccgatcggctatttcggctaattcaactaacatatttttcggaaaacaaaCTGTGGTgaatttgtatgattttttcctatttgagCAGTCGTTCATCACTGAATTTGCTCAATAACAGTGAACAAATTAACCCAAAACCTGAATTAACAGAATGGACAAAAAAGCTTaaccaaatgaatattttccgaattagccgaattagccgaaaattagccgatttgaCCGATTGAttttagccgaattagccgttagccgaaaattttgaaattagtcgttagccgaattagccgttagccggttctcaaaaaatcggcattagccgatttatccgttagccgaaaaaatcggttatccgcacacccctgttggGGTTTATATCATTTATTGATATGAATTGAAAAGGAATGATAGAGCTATCAGGCAGAAGATGGCTTATATACAGTATGAAGTGGGCGgagaattaataaaataagtaAGAATGGCGGGGGATAGGAATGCAATCATAATTGAATGGTgcaaaagatgaaaaaacaatattaataAACTGAGCATTGGGAGTGAGTCACGGGGCAAAGAGTACGATCGCGTAAAACAAGGAAATTCTATGTCAAAGTTTGAATTCGTCGAAAGTTGAGCGTCTTGGTTGGCAATTGCAGAGACCCTTTTTCCATTATTACGTTAATGCGGGTGTGCGTATTTTTCGCCATATTTGACGCACAAATTAACACTGGCGTGTCTGTGGTATTTACAAAGTTATTATTGATCTTCCAATAATAACAATGCGCGTCAATTATGGCGATAATTACGCACTTCCGATATCGCGTATAGATGCACACGGGCTGTAAATGGGTACCTCTACCTGTAATCAATGAAACGAGCACAGTAAAGTATCACTTGTCCAGGATTTGATGAGAACTACGGAgacgtctgcgtctctcttctCCGCACGCTCTCGATATTTCTCGAAACTGTTGTTTTGAGATAGCATGCGAGAAACAGAGACGCAGGTGTCTTTTGCTCGTGAAATCTGGAGATGTTTTTCATTACTCCATGGACAGGCAATATATCTtttgttaattatttaaaagaaCAAAGTAGATCGTTTTTTTAGATGCACTTAAAACGATCTACAAATTAAGTTTAAAGGATTAAAGATTGAAGGACGATCCGTtgttcaagtgctatgcactgcggatctgggagtcaggtacactgtctggtggtgatcccactGGGCTATAacttaagccacgtcctagccggacTGTGGCCAATAATCCTAATAAACGAAAGCATAAGCCAGGTTTCAAACCCAAAATATACCTAAATCTAAACCGAACTATTTCTAACATTAAGTCGAAATTCTTCGCTCAAAccaatttaaactttttcagcacGAACTACAAGAAAGAGAACAAGTTGCCATGTATGCCTTATAAAACTTCACAAGAGTTAATCAGTTACTTGAGTATTTTAAATGACTCATTTTCAATCGATCATGTCGATTTGGCAATTGACCGCGATAGAATGTTTGGGGAATATCGGTGCGCGTTGGAGCACCCTTTAATTCGAAAATGCCATTTTCTCAAACTACTTGGAGATGATTCGTACATTACTACAGAAGATatgaaatttatattaaattaTCTTGATTTGAAGCATGGACTTCTTATTCGCTGTTTACAATGCCCCTTGTTCAACTCAAAACTGGTAAGTTTCAAATGAACCATCACTTTTAATGGATGATTCGTATTAAGTTGTTTAACATTCCTCGGTTGGATTTGTATAGAAACCAATACTTCACTGTAgacgatttgaaaaatatgaagtgTGAAAAGATCCGATTGTTTAATCTTACAATGATGCCGAAAAAACTTAACAAGTACATTGCCTATTGGCTagccggcaacttgccgaaattACGAAGATTTCAATTGAACTCTTGGTTTGATGGATGGACTGATGATTTATTAAATGGTTTACCACATTCCAAATGGAATCCGAGACGTCGAGCAAAAGTCTACTGGTGAGTTCAAttgttttaagattttttaatctgTATTCAAGCGTGAGAATCTAAAATTGAACTTACAATTGAACTTACAATCACCTTAAGGTAAGTCGAAAAATGGGTCCCGAGATATAGATTTATCATTTCTTTATAGAATAGTGTTACTGCTGACACTTCAAAAACAACTTCCAAAAACAAAGAGCACTTCAAAAACAACTTCCCAGATTTAGACGGcttatgaatttttggaataataaaaaactaatttacagaaaaattccaaaaaattaattaattttgccatttaaattgataaaatgtttcaaaaaactaaaatgcaTATACCATAAGAGCTCATCACTTTcaagcaaaccggcaaattttgTCTACAAGAAACCACACAATTAGGTGAAACGTAAATCAATTCATAGGTTTTCTTGAGAGCAACGAGCTTAAACTTGCGccgtaaaaagttttttattcacttcttaaaaaagtgtttgagATTTTTGTATGTAGTTATTCaggaatttttccaacaatgtCAAAATGATATAACCGTGCTGAACCTGCTCCttagcaaaatatttgtttgaagTGATCATCTGTGAAGGTGAGAAATTGGGACTACAATTAAGTCTAAACTGGTACCTAGAGTGTGCCCTGAtcctaaacctaaacctaataagcctaaatagcgtaGCGAGCTGAGCGAGCTGACGCTTGCCACTGACGCCAAACTAAAGCCAATGCCttaacctaagcctaagcctaaccctcttaaaaagttataagaaggtttttccttgcgcttggagcgcaaaagaaaagaaaaagagctatttagacttagggtgcccaactggaataaaacattggaaatcccaatccaaccagcctaagggcccgaaatacatactaggatgcccaactggaataaaatattggaaatccttatgacacacttaagcctaagggcccgaaaaaaactaggatgaccaactggaataaaatataggaaatccttatgacacaccggcggtatggcgcggcttaagcctaaatagccacttttatcaaaatacatttgagcgaggcggttgtaaactattcgttctttagcaaaaattaaaaaaaaactttatttaaatttaaaaataaatatcatatgtTATCACACCTTAGAATATCACGCCTTAATTTAGTAATCATTTTAGTTCATAAgtgtgagagaaagaaaaatggattaatcATCGGAATTAGATATCATCAGAGTGATTATATTCATCAAAGGTCCCCCTTTACTGGAGGGTTAATTTAGTTGATATAAAATGTTTATCTCATGTAAAGAAAGGTTCGAATTCTGAACCTATGAATGCTGCCGATATTTGAATTCCTGTCTCATGGGAAGAAGGCCTTTCTTGTGGGAAGAACggagttataaaaaaatatacgcactacagaatttgaacttttcttcccatgagataggaatttgaatattggcattctataactttactttaaaaaaatctccaaaggTTGCTCGCAAATATGTAGAGATTGCTCGCATTCcttcaaatattacaaaatttccaagtttcttagaaataatcttcatttagattactgaaaaatatccacaGATTACTTTTGAGTTGCCTGAGAAGTTATTCTAAAACGCAAGGCGAGCTGTTggtacagaatttgaacttttcttcccaTGAGATAGGAATTTGAATAATGGCATTCTATAACTTTACTAAGAAAAAATATCCCCAAAGGTTGCTCGCTTCCCTTGGGATTAAAACAGAATCCGAGAAGAGAAACATTGATCGAGGATCCGTCGGGAATCTGTCGTGCCATATGATAAAGTGCATGGTTCTGTGTGCGCATAAAATAGTTGCGAGCAGTCCATCACTTCTTTCGATATCTCGTCCTTCTGAGCAATCTACGACTTCGAGATCATCACTGAAGTCAATGGATTAGGTTCTGATGGTTGAGGTACTTAGATTCAGATTCAAGTgtaattttagatttcttcGACTTGGGCataggcttggcgtcagtgggggAGCGTTAGCTTTTCAATActctaatggggttattcatgtgatgttgaaaaatacaaaaatgtattttaataaattttcctCCCTATTCATGcgtgtagaaaaatgtaaaaaaaaaaacatcgatttttctatttttttacatttttctacactcaTGAATAGGGaggaaacttttcgaaaaacaaatactcaatttttctgaactacagtaatcctacagtactcctacagtatcgCTACAATACTATTACATCACCTCGACTATATCCCCCCACTGACCCTAACGATaaatttctatgtttttttaaaagaaaaatagaaagagccaattttcaggtttttcagaataaaCGGAAAAAGGAACATTTTcgattgttcatttttttgtggtttgaccgccaaaattttgctttAGCACGTTGATGTGCCactacggtttgatctacaaaatatgcgggatttttttttaccaaaaaagaaAGCGAAACCAGATGAGAATTCTGCACAGACGCTactccaatttaaaaaaattacgattttagtttcacaattttttaaaaactaattttcccAGTTTGATAATCCGAAAATCCCTTCCTATAAATATTTCACCGCGCGTTGTATTTTGTGTTATGCTCACGTAGTCACCTCCATTGAATGATAAGATGATAGTGATTTGGTATGATAACCGGAAAGTACTTAGCGCCTTTTTGTGAGTGTCCCCCCGGTGGGCATGTTAATTGGTTTTACCGAAATTCCCTATTGTAGCCTCGTGAAACATCAAAGAATGAAACTTGAACAGGTTTCCTGATCGAGAATAAATCATTACAGGAATTTAGTGATCTCAATGATctcctattttattttttatgttgtTTGTCgagaaattctggaatttctggttttattggtctagaattttttaaataggtaGTTTGAATTACTGTGaaatgatttaaaattcagacattttttttccagaatttgaatttgtgacGATATATGCTTTAAAATAACACCCATATTGATTATATTTGGATAACTTtggaatttattaaaaaccgcgacgcgaccgcaacgcacatctcaaaaaattcaaagttgcTTAAAATATGGCATAATGGGTGTCATTTGGAAGAtctcaatttcagaaagttaaattttgcaataaatatgcacaaaaatttgtcagcgccctattatagaaaaaattcgatcgcacaaaaataaacaacgacgcaacgacactccgctatttttaagccccgcccacgaTTTCATTTGCACTGAAATGTGGCGGCCGCAGTGCAAATGAAattgtgggcggggcttaaaaatagcggagtgtcgttgcgtcgttgtttatttttgtgcgatcgaattttttctataatacatctctgcattttttgctttgaaccgcgacgcgaccgcgacgcgaccgcaacgcacacctcaaaaaattcaaactcgtCCAAAATATGCCCATATGGGTGTTGTTCAAAAGCtctcaacttcaaaaattctgattttacaaaaaattgcacgAATTTCAGTCATTGCCCTAcaattcagcaatttttgtttttaaccgCGACgcatattaaaatttcaaaattgtccaaaatAGGGCGATATGGGCGATATTTGAAATAtctcaacttcaaaaattcagatttcatAATAAATATGCACAAGAACTAGCATTTTATGCTTtgaaccgcgacgcgaccgcaacgcacctctaaaaatttaagattgaCCAAAATATGCCGATATGGGGGTTATTTGAAAGCTGACAATCTCAGGAACCCCAATTCAACAACTATTTTACATTTCCACTAAgtctaaaaaatctttcaccAGTGATCTCTTGATCTTCCCTGGGACTTTCCAGGAAATATATATATCATTAGATATTGATAAATGTTAGCCTTCCAACCTGAATAGAGAACAGGTCTCTCTATGTCTTCTCAACTTTTTGTACGTGACATTCTATGTCCCCTACTCCCCCCCCCACTCATCACAGCCAATTCCCTCGGAAGGTTGCCTGTACGTGAGTATCAAAAGGTGAATCTTCTTCGGGAGAAGATAAGAAGACACTGCGGCCAATATATGTTTCTCCTTCTtgctttccaaaaatttccttcGCAAAAGTCCTTTTtcttcccccccccccaatcTCTTGCCAGAAATAAACTGGATCAGTATTTGCGGTGGTTTGGCACCGCCGAATTAGTGATTGAAACTGATGGATTACGATAGATTACGATAGCTTATTGGGAGGATTGTCCTAGGAATTGCGATGATAGGTCAAAATGTGTCTGTCATggagaaatcaaaattttactgGTCTAGATCACAAATTATCACGAAGAAAAAACCTAGgttctttttggttttattggaaaactgTAGAAAAGTTTGGTTATCtgtattctaatttttttaatggaaaaaaaaaatttggatctatcgatgcaccatgtctaaaAACACACTTCTCTCAACTATAAGagttatagtttttgaaaactattggtttttttgtgatttagCATAGAACTCAGGTCTATTtggttttgccggaaatttgcctaCATATTggttaattaattttctatacTGTTGTTGTTGGAAATTAGTTAAGctgtaaaaaagaaaatgactATAAAAAGATAGTCTCTGTACCATCTGATAGTTTTCTTTGTAACAATTGTTATAAATTTGGTAATTATCTAGAAAGGCATGGCATATCGAGAgaagctttttttgaaatttacagcGTTGCTCAAAACGTGATGccaaatcatgaaaaatttaggtatttttaatttcgaaaaaacgggataatttttcaaactgctcaaaatgtaagtcagaaagttgaaaaactgGTTCTAttgggttattcaagtaatgtcgAGAAATGTCGCAAAATGTAATTCAATACATTTCGTTACATTACTTAAAGAGCACCATTGACATAAATATagtttgcatttttttcaaaaaaagaaaacgtatCAAATTTgacatctacagtaaccctctacctttatttttttaaataaaaatgttaatgtAGCCcatatggaaattttgaaaattgtggactaggaatttggaacatttgaatttttttcgattttcaaaaacagtttaaattaatttttaagtttgtgaaaattaaaaaaaaaacgaattctccaattaaaaaaaacatttcgaacaattttttcaaaatttttcataatcttcatttttttttgttttcagattttcaaagattAGAAAATTATGTAGTTTTAAAGTAGCACTGAATATGTTTGcaatacttttttgtaaactGTAACCcgtcaaaatacatttttttaaatgtgtttcAAACTTTGTAATTGTCTTCAAAGTAGAcaagtataaaaaatttatgaaattctacagtaacccaaaggattcatggaattttttatattggCAGAATGTTTCCTAGCTGACACACTACGCTTAAATTCATCACAAATTTGTTTCtgaagaaaatttcgaaactttttgcaattatgaaaactctccggttactgtagctcgcTTTGAagcaaaatgtttcattttttaaacctaaGTTCCTCTAAAGTACCTCATGCTGCGGTAGGCATCGGAATCTCAATATCTGATTGTTatctcaactttttttgccGACATTTTCCGCAGACAGGAATAGGGAAACAAATTGATGCAAAAACTTGGTGATGGCACGTACCTTAGGCGGTGGTGTGACGTACGAtttggtactttttttttgaaaaaaaacataaaaaagtaaaattagaactgaaaaatttttgtataaaaatccaacaaaaatttctccgaattcaaaaagtccaaaaattttcaaatgttccaaTGTATATACTTTGATCTTTATATTCTATAAATATCAACACACACACGTACACTAATTGGTCATatcaatttcactttttccacgCATTCCGCCCAACGTCCTCACTCACACAAAGTTCGtgagaaattgcaaaattctctACATTTTGGACCATATATCGTGCATATATCAACATTTATCATATTGAGATGTATCAATTGCTAATTTggcaacattttaaaaatgatgataaaCTGGGTAATCAGGTGGAAGAAGTGGAAGTGGACGAGAGAGGAACTAATTGGATAATAGAACCTGATGATTTTGGAAATCCCTAAAAATACACATTATTTGTAGCTGATTAGTAGTGTTAATCTGTGAGTGGTACATGGATTCTTCGGTGATTTGGACTTGGAGctaatgctcaaaaaattagaactcCAAGAgcaaaattgacaaagttacagtagtttcaaagtttttgagtcGCTACTCGGCGAATTGGATTTTTGTAAATCAGGGGTAATAAACAATAATACAGCTAACtgaattatgaaaaaacaGTAGTTTGGTCAAAATTCTTCGTAGCTCTAGGCCCAAAATAAACATAGTTGTGGCTATttgctgagtagcgactcaatGGCTCCGTATCACATTTTATCCACTTAACGTAGAATCCTAtctactttaaaatttactttttgagaaaagtttcTAACTTAACTCTGAACACAGCTAAGCCAATTTGAAAGTCCTGAGTCGCTATTCAGCCAATTCCGAATTACAGAAACTTTGCTAAAATTAGAGCTATAAAGTAGCTTCCCAGAGAATTTTGATATAGTTTTCAGAATAATGTAGAAGATGCGGAGGCTGAGTAGGGaccctaaaaaattaaaattaaaataggaaTATCCTGGgaacttgaaaatgttttaggaTTTAATCTACataaaatgcgggaattttttgcccaaaaaatgtgacatgAATCAAGCGATAATTGTTGCGTGGTCCTGTGCATATGTATACATAGTTTGATCTATGCCGCCTGTCTGCCCGTACAGTGTAACGTAGTTTCTTCCCGCTTGCTCTATTGTCCTCCCGCCACTCTGTGTAGGAGGTGATTGTAAATGAGAGTGGTACTATTATAGTACCAATGCCTAGCCTCTGAGCAACCGCTCTTCTCGTCTTC of Caenorhabditis elegans chromosome II contains these proteins:
- the T27A1.2 gene encoding F-box associated domain-containing protein (Partially confirmed by transcript evidence), with the translated sequence MNINEVIDLARTSTRFRRSLKQVNRKIFNVIIECYDEYSSELGNYFWYRRITVLETERDMQFAYHFMMNQEQGINWATHQNVHYFINLFCTYHKDVNKSPCLSYETSQELINLLGILNDSFKIDHVELAMERDEIFGEFKSALSHPLFRKCHFVKVLGELSFVDTEDVEFILKNFDLKFGFSNCSFQLVGFNKKLIKLFYNIPRLDLRRCPKLTLDDLKLMNCETIRFDYFGGFSGIQLNWHIQYWFAGNMSKLRRFQLNYWPYEWTDDLCDGLPHSEWNPKRRARYFYDDLEVVDCLKGRDIERSDGLLATILVEYDTMYFLIWHDRFPMDQQTLFRFTDN
- the T27A1.3 gene encoding F-box domain-containing protein (Partially confirmed by transcript evidence) — its product is MFKYLLVLLITIGLVIAVAITIIFKLLVKKPFQITKLPHLAFKNVINLMAINEAVNMAETSKNVRSRLKQVNRKIFKLIIECHEDFSGVENAPFCQRVIVLDTERNTRFVYQFMMNEARKQRIDWATHYDVNYYINFFCTNYKKENKLPCMPYKTSQELISYLSILNDSFSIDHVDLAIDRDRMFGEYRCALEHPLIRKCHFLKLLGDDSYITTEDMKFILNYLDLKHGLLIRCLQCPLFNSKLLFNIPRLDLYRNQYFTVDDLKNMKCEKIRLFNLTMMPKKLNKYIAYWLAGNLPKLRRFQLNSWFDGWTDDLLNGLPHSKWNPRRRAKVYW
- the T27A1.3 gene encoding F-box domain-containing protein (Confirmed by transcript evidence) → MFKYLLVLLITIGLVIAVAITIIFKLLVKKPFQITKLPHLAFKNVINLMAINEAVNMAETSKNVRSRLKQVNRKIFKLIIECHEDFSGVENAPFCQRVIVLDTERNTRFVYQFMMNEARKQRIDWATHYDVNYYINFFCTNYKKENKLPCMPYKTSQELISYLSILNDSFSIDHVDLAIDRDRMFGEYRCALEHPLIRKCHFLKLLGDDSYITTEDMKFILNYLDLKHGLLIRCLQCPLFNSKLLFNIPRLDLYRNQYFTVDDLKNMKCEKIRLFNLTMMPKKLNKYIAYWLAGNLPKLRRFQLNSWFDGWTDDLLNGLPHSKWNPRRRAKVYCRNLC